The genomic interval GCAGCCCAGGCGCAGCCCGGAAAGGATGCGGCCCCGGCGGACGACCCGGCCCAGGAGCAAGGGGCTCCCGCAGAGGCTGCGGCGGGGCTGCGGCCCGCCGTTTTCGGCCTGCGGCAGTCGGGCGGCGAGCCTTTCGCGTCGGCGCAAGAGCGCGAGGAATCGCTCTCTGCGGTCCGGGAAGACGGGGAGTCAACGAGTCTCCAGGGCGCCGTGGCCGGCTTGACCTGTCTTGGAGCGCTGTCGATCCGGGGCAGGGAGGAAAAGCGTCGGCTGTCCTCCGAGGAACTGGAGCGTATCACCAAGCCCAAGGGCCGGAGCTGGAACTGGGACGGGGAGAGGCTGTGCGACGAGGAAAAAACGGATTCTTCTCCTGCGCGGCTGGTCACCATATCGGGATTCACCTTCGAAAAGAAACGTCAGGCTGTGGACGCATAGTCCGGCCTTTTTCATACGGAGCCTGCAACATACAAGGAGTGTACACGTGACAATGGAAGACAAGACGCCTCAGGAAAAGACGGAAGACCACCAGATCCGCTGGGACGGGAGCCGCATGCGTACCACGTATGCCAACGTCTGCAACGTATCGAGCACGCGCGAGGAAGTGGCGTTCATGTTCGGCGTCAACAAGAACTGGCACCCGTCGCAGAAGGAGTTGGTC from Desulfomicrobium apsheronum carries:
- a CDS encoding DUF3467 domain-containing protein, which codes for MEDKTPQEKTEDHQIRWDGSRMRTTYANVCNVSSTREEVAFMFGVNKNWHPSQKELVIELSDRVIINPYAAKRLALLLTNTMAEYEKRFGVINLEMPDVTPQ